A genomic region of Caloenas nicobarica isolate bCalNic1 chromosome 9, bCalNic1.hap1, whole genome shotgun sequence contains the following coding sequences:
- the TSHZ3 gene encoding teashirt homolog 3 → MPRRKQQAPRRAAAYVSDELKAAALVEDDVEPDENAVDGEPSAKYACPEKDFSKNCQSYQNSPAAEFSSHEMDSESHISETSDRMADFESSSIKNEEESKEASIPLEDSTVSDSLEQMKAVYNNFLSNSYWSNLNLNLHQPISEKNNGSSSSSSSSSSSCGSGSFDWHQTAMAKTLQQVSQSRILPEPSLFSTVQLYRQSSKLYGSIFTGASKFRCKDCSAAYDTLVELTVHMNETGHYRDDNHETDNNNPKRWSKPRKRSLLEMEGKEDAQKVLKCMYCGHSFESLQDLSVHMIKTKHYQKVPLKEPVTPVAAKIIPAARKKASLELELPSSPDSTGGTPKAAISDTNDALQKNSNPYITPNNRYGHQNGASYAWHFEARKSQILKCMECGSSHDTLQELTAHMMVTGHFIKVTNSAMKKGKPIIEAPATPTITSLVDEKVQSVPLAATTFTSPSNTPSSVSPKLNVEIKKEVDKERGIADDKMKDKEKSSEDEEKYDISSKYHYLTENDLEESPKGGLDILKSLENTVTSAINKAQNGTPSWGGYPSIHAAYQLPNMMKLSLGSSGKSTPLKPMFGNSELVSPTKNQPLVSPPSSQTSPVPKTNFHAMEELVKKVTEKVAKVEEKMKEPEGKLSPMKRATPSPCSSEVSEPLKMESSNDGGFKSQQNSPVPQRDGCKDSPSVEPVENGKEPVKSIVSSLSSSTAIITDHPPEQPFVNPLSALQSVMNIHLGKAAKPSLPTLDPMSMLFKMSNSLAEKAAVATPPLQSKKPDHLDRYFYHVNNDQPIDLTKGKSDKSCSLGSALLSSTSTSSASSSSTVTTAKTSAVVSFMSNSPLRENALSDISDMLKNLTESHTSKSSTPSSISEKSDIDGTTIEEPEESTPAQKRKGRQSNWNPQHLLILQAQFAASLRQTSEGKYIMSDLSPQERMHISRFTGLSMTTISHWLANVKYQLRRTGGTKFLKNLDTGHPVFFCNDCASQIRTPSTYISHLESHLGFRLRDLSKLSSEQINNQIAQAKSPSEKLVTSSPEEDIGTSYQCKLCNRTFASKHAVKLHLSKTHGKSPEDHLLYVSELEKQ, encoded by the coding sequence CCTATGTTTCAGACGAACTAAAAGCGGCAGCACTGGTGGAAGATGATGTGGAACCTGATGAAAATGCAGTTGATGGGGAGCCTTCAGCAAAATATGCATGTCCAGAAAAAGACTTCAGTAAGAACTGCCAAAGCTACCAAAACTCTCCAGCGGCTGAATTTTCTAGCCATGAAATGGACAGTGAGTCACATATCAGTGAGACGAGTGACCGCATGGCAGACTTCGAGAGCAGCTCTATTAAAAATGAGGAAGAGAGCAAGGAGGCTTCAATACCACTGGAAGACTCTACTGTATCGGATAGTTTAGAACAAATGAAAGCCGTGTATAATAACTTCCTCTCCAATTCCTACTGGTCCAATCTCAATTTGAACCTTCACCAGCcgatttcagaaaaaaacaacggtagcagcagcagtagcagcagcagcagtagcagctGTGGAAGTGGCAGCTTTGACTGGCACCAGACTGCGATGGCTAAAACACTGCAACAAGTTTCTCAGAGCAGAATTCTTCCTGAACCGAGTCTTTTTAGCACAGTTCAATTGTACAGACAAAGCAGTAAGCTTTATGGCTCTATATTTACTGGAGCCAGTAAATTCCGCTGTAAAGACTGCAGTGCTGCCTATGATACTTTAGTAGAATTAACAGTGCACATGAATGAAACGGGACATTATCGAGATGACAACCATGAAACTGATAACAATAACCCCAAAAGATGGTCCAAACCTCGTAAACGTTCTTTGCTtgaaatggaagggaaagaagatgCCCAGAAAGTATTAAAGTGTATGTACTGTGGTCATTCATTTGAATCTCTTCAGGATTTGAGTGTTCATAtgatcaaaacaaaacactaccAAAAAGTGCCTCTGAAGGAACCTGTTACACCTGTAGCAGCAAAAATTATCCCAGCTGCTAGAAAGAAAGCATCACTGGAGCTTGAACTTCCAAGTTCTCCAGACTCCACAGGTGGGACGCCAAAAGCAGCAATCTCAGATACCAACGATGCACTTCAAAAGAATTCTAATCCTTACATTACGCCAAATAATCGCTACGGTCACCAGAACGGTGCCAGCTATGCCTGGCACTTTGAGGCGAGGAAATCTCAAATTCTGAAGTGCATGGAGTGTGGAAGTTCACATGACACTCTGCAGGAACTCACGGCTCATATGATGGTGACGGGACATTTTATTAAAGTCACTAACTCTGCCATGAAAAAAGGGAAACCAATTATAGAAGCCCCAGCAACACCAACAATAACGTCCTTAGTAGATGAGAAAGTCCAGTCTGTGCCACTAGCTGCCACTACTTTCACGTCTCCTTCCAACACACCTTCTAGTGTTTCCCCTAAAttaaatgttgaaataaaaaaagaagtagatAAAGAAAGAGGCATTGCTGATgacaaaatgaaagacaaagaaaagtcAAGTGAAGATGAGGAGAAGTATGATATCTCCTCAAAATACCATTACTTGACTGAAAACGACCTAGAAGAAAGCCCTAAGGGGGGATTAGATATATTGAAGTCTTTAGAAAACACAGTTACATCAGCTATAAACAAAGCCCAGAATGGCACACCAAGCTGGGGTGGCTACCCAAGCATTCATGCTGCCTATCAGCTGCCTAATATGATGAAGCTGTCATTGGGTTCGTCTGGGAAGAGTACACCATTAAAACCTATGTTTGGAAACAGTGAACTAGTATCGCCAACTAAAAACCAGCCCTTGGTGTCTCCACCAAGCAGTCAGACCTCTCCCGTGCCAAAAACAAACTTTCACGCCATGGAAGAATTGgtaaaaaaagtcactgagaagGTGGCtaaagtggaggaaaaaatgaaagagccTGAAGGAAAGCTTTCTCCAATGAAGCGCGCAACACCTTCGCCATGCAGCAGTGAAGTCAGTGAACCCCTTAAGATGGAGTCCTCCAATGATGGTGGCTTTAAAAGCCAGCAGAACAGCCCAGTCCCTCAGAGAGATGGTTGCAAGGACAGTCCAAGTGTAGAACCTGTGGAAAATGGGAAAGAGCCTGTTAAGTCCATTGTAAGTTCTTTAAGTAGCAGCACAGCTATCATTACTGATCACCCTCCCGAACAGCCATTTGTAAATCCATTAAGTGCACTCCAGTCTGTCATGAATATTCACCTCGGGAAGGCCGCAAAGCCGTCTTTGCCCACTTTGGATCCAATGagcatgctttttaaaatgagcaaCAGTTTGGCGGAAAAGGCCGCAGTGGCCACCCCACCTCTACAGTCCAAAAAACCAGACCACTTAGACCGTTATTTTTATCATGTCAACAATGACCAACCCATAGATTTGACGAAAGGCAAGAGTGACAAAAGCTGCTCTTTGGGTTCAGCGCTTTTGTCATCCACATCGACATCTTCTGCATCTTCTTCATCTACAGTGACAACAGCAAAGACATCTGCAGTCGTGTCATTCATGTCAAACTCGCCGCTACGCGAGAATGCCTTGTCAGATATATCTGATATGCTGAAGAACCTGACAGAAAGTCACACATCAAAATCTTCCACACCTTCCAGCATATCCGAGAAATCTGACATTGATGGTACCACAATAGAGGAACCCGAAGAGAGTACACCAGCTCAGAAAAGGAAGGGACGTCAGTCTAACTGGAACCCTCAGCACTTGCTCATATTGCAGGCCCAGTTTGCAGCGAGTTTACGGCAGACTTCCGAGGGGAAATACATCATGTCAGACTTGAGCCCTCAAGAAAGAATGCACATTTCCAGGTTTACGGGACTTTCAATGACCACAATTAGCCACTGGCTAGCCAATGTGAAATACCAGCTCCGAAGGACGGGGGGAACTAAGTTCCTTAAAAATTTGGACACTGGGCACCCAGTGTTCTTTTGTAATGACTGTGCTTCACAGATCAGAACTCCTTCAACTTATATCAGTCATCTTGAATCGCATCTGGGTTTCAGGTTAAGAGACTTGTCCAAACTGTCCAGTGAACAGATTAACAATCAGATAGCACAAGCAAAGTCACCATCTGAAAAACTGGTGACATCCTCTCCAGAGGAAGATATCGGAACTTCCTATCAGTGCAAACTTTGTAACAGGACTTTTGCAAGCAAGCATGCTGTTAAACTTCATCTTAGTAAAACACATGGGAAGTCACCAGAGGATCATCTTCTGTACGTTTCGGAGTTAGAGAAGCAGTAG